In the genome of Bacillus thuringiensis, the window ATAATTCGCGGTCATAAATATGTTATGTACAATTTTACGTGAGGAGGAACAAATTTGCCAAAATTAACAATTGAAGGTGCGGGAACATTTGATGTAAAAGAAGGAACGAAGTTAGTATTAGCAATTGAAGATAGCGGTGTCAACATTCTTCATCGTTGCGGCGGGAATGCACGTTGCACAACTTGTAGAGTAGAAATACTAGCAGGTGATTTCTGTGAAGCGAGTGCGAATGAGAAACATGCAATGACGGAAAAAGGGATTGAAGATCATTTACGATTATCTTGTCAAATGCGTGTACATAAAGATATAGTCGTTCGTCCGGTACTTACAGTTGAAAATTCAGGTCTTGATGCTGGGCCACGTCCCGCGGAGTAAAGCGATGAATTTAAAACAGCTCGCTGGCGAATATGCTGCTAACTTTGTAAACGATGGCATGAAGATTGGGCTTGGTACTGGTTCTACTGTATATTGGACAATACAAAAATTAGGTGAGCGTGTAAAAGAAGGATTATCATTTCAAGCTGTACCGACATCAAAAGAAACTGAAGCATTAGCACATCAACTAAATATCCCCCTAATTTCGTTAAACGATGTACAAAGTCTTGATCTTACAATTGATGGAGCGGATGAAATTGATTCAAATTTACAACTTATAAAAGGCGGTGGCGGTGCATTACTTCGTGAAAAAATCGTTGCCTCTTCCTCTAAAGAACTAATTATCATTGCTGATGAATCGAAACTTGTAACACATTTAGGTACTTTTCCATTACCTATTGAAATCATCCCTTTTTCATGGAAACAAACCGAAAATAAAATTCAGTCTTTAGGATGTCAAACAACATTACGTTTGAAAAATAATGAAACCTATATAACCGATAACAATAACATGATTATCGATTGTATATTCCCTAATCATATTTCTAATCCTGCCCATTTACACACTCAATTAAAAATGATTACTGGTGTAGTTGAAACAGGGTTGTTTATAAGTATGACGAGTAAAGTAATTATCGGCGCTAAAAATGGGATAAAGGAATTGTAATAAAAGCTAACTTTTTAAAGTTGGCTTTTTAGTGTGTTCTTTTTCTCTTGATAGCGCTTTATTATGATATACTATGAAAACACATCATACTAGAAAGGACTGAACATTTTGCAATCCAAACTTATAACAGAACTTACTGATTTAGAAACTGCCTTTCATATTCGAAAAGAAGTATTTGTAAAAGAACAAGGTGTCCCTCTTGCAGATGAATTCGATACATTCGATGAAATCGGAGAGCAATGTAAACATATTTTAGTTTATTATAATGAGCTTCCTGTAGGTACAGGGCGTATACGATTTGTTGATGGCTTCGGAAAATTAGAACGTATTTGCATTTTAAAAGATTATCGTACATACGGATTAGGTAAAGTCATCATTCAAACGTTAGAAGAAATTGCTCGTAACGAACAAGCTACAAAAGTGAAACTACACGGGCAAACACAAGCTGAAGGATTTTATAAAAAATTAGGTTATGAAACTTCTTCTGATATATTTATGGAAGATGGCATTCCGCATATACTTATGACGAAAATGTTATCATAATAAAAAGGGTAGTGTATGAATCTTATGTATTCATACACTACCCTTTTTTATTAATAGAAAAGTGAATTCTCAAGATTCCCTTTTTCATCAAAGCCCATCATCTCTTAGTTCATATCTAGGTAAAGCTTACACTGTTTTCCATAATGATAATGCATAAATCCAGTTCGGATCACCATTTCCTTGATAACTCTGGACTGCTTCATATACTTTTCCTTCGTGTAGAACTCTATCTCCCTTTTTATATGCTTTTTTTGCATCCCACGCTTCATATGAAGCGCTTTCAGTTTTTGTAGTAATTGTGAATATATCACTCTGTACGGATTCATTTCCAGCTACATCAACAGCTTTTACTACATATTTATAAGTAGTATTAGCGAGCAGATTTTTATCCATATAAGAAGTTGTATTGGATGTTGCAATCTTTTTCATTGATCCTTCTGTTTCTCTATAAATTTCGTAATGGTCTACACCAATATTATCGTCAGATGGACTCCACATTAAATCCACACTTGACGCTGTCGTTCCCATACTATGTAATCCTTTTGGTTGTGTTGGTGCTTCTGTATCAGGAATCTCAACTGTTGTTTTTACTGTAAGCGCTGTACTTTCCTTCGATACATTGCCAGCTGCGTCAATTGCTTTTACAGTATAAGAGTATTCTGTGCTTGGTTGTAATTTCTTATCAATAAAATGAGTGCCTATTACTGTATCAATCATCTCTCCGTTACGGAAGATTTGATATCCTTTTACCCCTACATTATCCGTAGAAGCGTTCCATGTTAGTTCTACACTATTTGCTGTTACTTTTTGCGTCTGAAGTCCATTTGGAATACTTGGCGCTTCTATGTCTGGTTTCACATCATTAATAAGATTAACATCAATTACATTATAGAATGCATTTGCTGTATCAGCTACATCCCATACTGCTAAAATCACATGATATCCACTACGATCAGTAGGTACATTGATTTTATGAGTTAAATTATTTGAAGCTGCAGAACCATCATGTTGTACAGTTCCAATTGGTTCGAAATCTGCTCTTGTTAGCGCTTTATTTGGATTCCACCCTTTTTTAGTAATATAGTAATGCCACTTACTCGTTAAGTGAGGCGCAGTATACTTCCAAGTAAATGTATTTTCCCCACCAGTGATTGTATTTTTAAACCAACGATTTGCTGTTTGTTGATCTAAAATACCACCAAATTTTCCGCCTGCTGAAGCAATTTGTCCATCTACTGAACCACCTTGTGGGAACCCTTTTGGAGCTTCTAAACTTTGTGGTTCATACATAACACTTCCACAGTTTACATTTAGCGCACCATAAGTTGAACTACATAAAGCGGATCGGCTACCGGGCTTTTCAACAAAACCGTGCGCATAAGCATTTTGAGGAATAAGTGTCGTACTAATAATTCCAGCTGTTAATGCTACAGCTCCTAAACTTTTTTTGTTCATTTTCATATTTTGTAGTTGTTTTAAAAATCGATTATTCATGTTCATGTCTCCTTCTTGTTATACTTTGTAGTGGAATGTGGGCTTTGATGTAAAAGAATAACAAGAGACAAACTTGTACCGATGTATGTGTTAATTATGCATACACCGCAGTGAAAATATATTTTTTTCTTGTGAAATATTTCACTTTATGAATATATCATGACATAGAAATCGCCAAAACATGTGCAGAAGTTGTGCAGAAATAGTGAAATTATTACTAACACGTAAAACTAAGTCCTAACATTTTAAAATACAATTTGAATATATTTATCTATCATCTTTACTTCATAATTAACAATATATTTAACTGGTTAACTTTTATTCTTATACTTATATCTTTCAGTGCCTTAGTTTTAACCATACTAGATATTAAAAATAAGAATTATAAAGTTAAATAAAAGGCATCCTATTTAGATGCTTTTCTAATGTATAATTTCATTTTTTTCACTGACCTACAAATATAAAAATTTCATCAACAGCTTCCTTATATCCACCTGATTTTTGGAAAGATTCCTTCAAATTCAAAGCAGCTTCTTTATATGAAGGATTATTTAAAATTAGTTCCACATTTTCACGTAGTTGCTCTTCAGTTAATTCCTTCATCTGTAACTGAACTCCCGTCTCAAGACTCTCCACTTGCTTTGCGACTACTGGCTGATCTGCACTTTGCGGTATTACAACGAGCGGAACCCCGTTATACAGTCCTTCATGCGCACTGTTCATCCCGCCGTGTGTAATAAATAGTTTCGTATATGTAAGCAGCTCAGTTTGGGGTACATAGTTTTTCACAATGAAGTTTTTAGGGATTTCGCCTAGATCACTTATTTTTGTTTTATTACCAATAGACATAACAATTGTATGCTCACTATTCTCAAAGGCCTTCATACACAGTTTATAAAAGTCAATCGCTTCATTAAAAACAGTACCTAATGAAATATAAATCGGACTTTTTTCTTCAATCGAAGTAAAATCAACGTCTCTGTTTTTCATTTGTGCAGAGATAGATGGTCCTACAAATTTATATGTTTCATCAAACGTATCACCAAAAGGCTGGAACTCCTTAATTGTATACACAATAGTAAGGGGTGCAGGATTACAGAAAACTTCATACAATGATTTTATTTCAACACCATATTTTTCAGCAATTCCCTTCGTTAAGTTTTGAAAATCATTCTGTATTTTATCATGAATTTCTACTGGGATATTTTTTGACAGATGACCTAACATTTGCTCAAAAGATTTTTCATCCTGCGCAAAAGATGTACATGAATTTATGGATGGCAATTTAAGAATTTGAGCAATTAAGTGCCCACAGCCAAACATAGAATCATGAATTATGTAATCAAAATGTTCACCTTCAATTTGTTCTAGAACATTAGGTATAACAACATCTGCTGTATGTAGAAGACCGTTTATTCTTTCCTGTAAATAATTTCTGCCTCCAGATAGAAACGCTTTTATAAATTTTTGATCGTCAATCGTTCGTACAGTAGCACCTGTCTTCTCAATTCGTTCCCTAAAAGCTTCTATTGAAAAATAAACGACCTCTTCACCGCGAGAAATCAACTCTTCTACAACTGGCAAAGTTGGATTTATATGTCCTTCTGATCCAGCGTTAATAAATAAAACACGCGCCATTATAAACACTCCTTACGTTAGATCATTTCTATGTTGGAAAAGTACGGATTCTCTCCATACTCTTTTCTTAGTTGTTCGTATCATATTCCTGCTAAATTGACCTAGCGAGTCTAAAACCGAGATCATCTATATGAAATGTAGGATGGCTTCGACGACGACAAGTAGTGCCGCACCCTCTCGCTGTTTCAGCCCAACTACCACCACGAAAAATACGGTATGATCCGTACACTGTTTCATCATACAAATCATAACACCATTCCCAAACGTTCCCTAGCATATCATAAAGTCCCCATGCATTCGGTTCTTTTTGGCCAACGTCATGAATCTCTCCATTTGAATTTTCATTATACCACGCTATATCATAAAGTTTCCCGTATGTATATCCGGTTGTACTTGCTTTACATGCATATTGCCACTCCGCCTCAGATGGTAATCGGTAGCCATTTGAATCTAAATTACATTTCACAATTTGACCACCATCACTAATAGAATAATATTCTTTTAATCCCGCTTTTTTTGAAAGTACATTACAAAATGCAATGGCATCGTTCCATGAAATATTGACAACTGGTTTATGATTTTTATCAAAATTATTTAATGTACTATTTGTAATAGCATCATATAGTTCCATTGTTACAGCATACTTTGCAAGAAGAAATGGTTGAATTTGTACTAGCCATTCTTTTTTTATTCGATCATCTCTTAATACTACCTCTCCAGCTGGAATATTGACCATTAATGAATCGATTAGTTGAATTAAATCGTTAGTCATTTTCTATTCCTCCAAACGTTCATTTTATATGAACTTAAAGTCATATACTCATTACAAAATACATTTTTCAAAAAGCGTTAAATTTTTCATAATAAAAAACGATTAGTTTAATTAAACTAATCGGTAAGATCCACAAAGAATTGTTGTGTCACATTCTATTATTATATGTGCTCTAAAAATTTCCGAACCTCATTTGGAGATTTTAAAACAATAACCTTTTTCTCTTCGGACAATTGCTCTAACTCTTTTAAAATTGTAGGTCGTTTAGCATTAGGATATTCCCATATCCATTTAAAAAATTGTAAATCAAATCTTTCTTCACATCCCGCGCCCATATCCGGTCTAGTTTTATTTCGATATTTTGCAATTCTTTTAAAAGCCCTATAAACACAAATTGTTCTATGAATATCAAGGAAGATAATTGTATCAGCTGCATTCAGTCTTATACCCATCGTCCCGCCGTAATTCCCATCAATAATCCATTTCTCATCTTTAATTAAGTTATTTTGAACTGTTATTTGTTCTTCTCTCGGAACACCTTCCCAATTCGGTTTCCAAAATAATGCATCAAGATGATGCACCTTAATATTTAATTTATTCCCTAACTTCCTTGCTAATGTAGATTTTCCTGAACCACCAGAACCAATTAATATTATTTTTTTCATAAAGGGCTCCTTTTTAAAATCGATTATTTCCTCCGTAACATAAACTCACAAAGTATTCCCACTCCAACACCAATTGTATAAGCCACTAAATCACTCCACAAAAAACCGTATCCCAACACGAGTCCGCCTAAAGTCGTTGCACGAATGCTATCTATCCACTCCGCATGATACAATTGGCTCACTTCAATCCCGTAGCAAAACATTAAACTAATAAAAGCCAACTTCTTCGTCTCTGTTTTAGGAAACAAAAATCCAAAGCCAGTGAAAATCATTAATGCCCATAAAGCATCGCCTAAGTAATCATTTAATAGATGTGGTAGTGCAAAAGAAAATTTTCTTGAGCTAAGACCTAAAATAATAACAACTATAGTAAATAGTGCATATAATACTCTATTTCGTTTCGTATTCATTTTAAAGTCTCCTAATATATAATGTATAACTGTAAATAGCTAGTAAAATAAAGTTATTTTACTAGCTATTTATTAGTTGCTTTTATGATAAGAAAATGTGGATTCGTATTTAGATAATAATATGATTTTTCGTCTACTTCTTTCATCTTTTCAACTGCCTTCGGTTCCACTATCTCTTCTAATACAAAATAATTTGTAGTTTCATTTATTATGTCTTGTAGTGACCTTCTGAAAAATTCGACTTCAATTGTAATGTTCGGTTTAACCCAAGTATCTATTAATAACTGTTTTTCAAAATAACTTTCACATGGAAACTTTGTGAAATCCATAAAAGGATGATGGATAGAATATATAAGTTCTCCACCCGGCTTCAATACGCGACGAAATTCTTGAAATACTTGATTCCAATTTTCTAAGTAATGAAGAGTTAACGAACTTACAATCACATCATACGTATTATCTTCAAATGGCAATGTTTCTTGCAGATCATGACAAAGGAGCGTTGCTTTGTCCCTTATACTTTCTTTCGCGGCTTTTACCATTTCAGGACTTACATCAATTGCTGTAACATTTGCTCCTCTTCCTATGAATTGAGAAGTATACCATCCAGCTGCACATCCAGCATCTAGTATCTTTTTTCCTTCTAGTTCCTTTGGAATAAGCTCCATCATCGCCGGTCTTTCATAATAACTGTTATATGGATTTGCGAAATCTAGATTTTCTTTATATGTACTCGCTAATTTATCATACGTATCTTTAATCGAATCTTTCATTACACACACTCCTAATACATATTAATCCATTAACTCCTGCTGCTTTTTCTTTGAAAATGATTGTAGTACTAAATCATACGACCAATCAATCATTTTATTTATTTGCTCCTGTTCTATACCCTTATGAATATAAACGGTATTCCAATGTTTTTTGTTCATATGATACCCTGGAATAATTGTTTCTGGATAATCTTCTCTTATTCTTAATGCGACTTCTGGATTACACTTCAATGTAATCGCAGCTTTTTCACCTTCTTCATGATTTACTATCGCAAATATTTTATTATTAAGCCTCATACATGTTGCACTCCAACCATCTGGAGAATCTTCTGTCGCTTTTTTTTTCGATAAACAGTACGCTCTTGTTGCATTCATTTTAATTGGCACCTCTTTATTCTTTCCCTATTTGATTGCGGTGCATCACAATTTGCTTCGTCGCTTGAAATTGCTGCTCACCGTAAAAGTTTATTAGCTTCTCTCCGCAAAATAGACTAACAATATCAATATGTGATATTTCTCGAAGTAATATTTTAAGCATCTTCTCTCCAATACCTTTACTTCTTACACTCTCATGTACGACAACATCTTCAATGTATGCTCGAAAAACACCATCAGAAACGACTCTAGCAAATCCAACTAATTCATTTTCTTCCCATACTGCAATGGCTATGCTATTCTTTAACATTTTTTCAATATCGACTTCTTTTCTTTCTGGCCACCAACCGACAGAATCATAAAGTTTTTTTATTTTTTCTGCACAGATTGGTTGTTCTTGTTGCAATTTATACGTGTACATATTCTTTCTCCCATCAAACAGTATACATAATATTATTATAATCTCTTTTCAAAAAAGTGCTGACTATGACCTTTCGGGTGATCTTCAACAATTCCATACTCCCTGTAACCATGCTTTTTATAAAATTCTGGTGCTTGAAAACTAAATGAATCTAGTAGTATTAATCTACACCCTTTTTCCTTCGCAATCCCTTCAATTTCATGTAAAAGTTGACTGCCATAACCGTCATGACGAACTGATTCATCAACCCATAAAAAGTCGATATGAAGGTGATAAAAATACATCGTACCTGTTACGCCACCAAAAATTTTTCCTTCTTCATTTTTTACTACGAGGCGTACTTCTTCCATCGTCTGTCTTGCCTCATCTGTTAAGATGGACATATTATATTGAATAACTTTATTTTTAATATATTCTCCTTCAGTGCGTGTACCGTTCTTTATATGTTTCATTTATATTGCTTCCTTTCAGCTTAGTAATCTACATTTTATTTTTTCTCTTTAAAATACTAATACATACGAATCCACCGTATGTAACAAAGCATGAAAAGCCAATTATCCCTGGTACAGAGACATATCCTATCCTTATGTAACTTATAACCGCAAAACAAACGATAGACAATAAAATAGATGGCCAAAATATAAGAGCTGTTTTTCTTCTTCCTCGTTTCGATGTACTTTCTTTCTCTCCAGAAACACGTGTGCCAAAAAGCAATACAATACAAATAAGGATCGCTGTAAAGTAAATTGTATCTAATGACAAATCGTGATCATATAGTGCGATTCCAACTTCAAGAGCAATAATCGTTAAAATTAAAATAATGATTGTTGAAGTCTTTAAGTTTCTTTTCAACCGCTCACTCCTAGCATGTTTTCACTATATTCTTTGTATATGTACTTTAAAACTACTGCAAAAGCTTCATCTACCTCTTTATTTTCACGTCGATTCGGTAAATCTTTTCCCCCAATCACATAAAGAAGCGGAAATTCGTTAAACATTCCTATTATACCAATATTTATTGTAGCTGTGAGCAATCCACCTGTCATATGAGCTAAATGATAATATGGGATTTCTTCATACTCCCCTTGTTGTCTTACCATACCACTAATAATTGGTTCCCATAATTCTGGTTCTGATTTATAACCTTGAAAGGTTTGTATCAAAAGGGCAAGAACTTCAATTAAGTCTCCAATATTTTTCTCATCTCTAGCGTTTTCTTGTATATGAATTTTTGAAAAGTACGTTTGTACATACATTTTCACAGCATCCCATCCACCACAGTGCATTACAACTGACTGTGCAACATAACTATCATGACAAGCTATCATTACCTCGACCGCTTGACTAAGTGTTAAAGAAGTTCTTCCTTGTAAGTGCGGATATAACTGTGCACTATCTTCATGCGGATTAAATTTAATGTGATGAAGTATATCATTCCAATTATGTTTATTTTCCTTCACCATTTGTGCTACTACAAATCCAATAACTAATTTTGCTGCTGATGCTAACGGAATATTTAATTCACTATTATATGAAGCAACTATACGATTGTTTTTTGTAGAATAAATTTCCATTCCCACATAATTAGATTGTACCTCTTTTATTTTATTTATGACAGTTTCCATTTCCATCCCCTCTTTTCATATCGTTATATTAATTTCTAATGATTCAATATTGAATATAAAAAACCTTTTCATCAGCTATTAAAATAAGAAAAAGGTAGCATGAATTTTTTCTTGCTACCGAAAAATATTTATCCTTCTATAGGATTTTCAGGACCGTTAAGCTCCAGCTGATAAAAAGCTAAATCTAGCCATTTATTAAACTTATAACCAGCTTTTTTTATTGTCCCTGCATGAACAAATCCATAGTTTTGATGCAAGGCAATACTTTTCTCATTCTCTGCATCAATTCCAGCAATTAAGGTCATATACTCTCTTTCCTTCGCAATTTTGATTAATTCTTTCATTAATGAAGACCCAATGCCATTTTTTCTATATGCCTTATCTACATACACAGAATGTTCAACTGAATATTTATAAGCAGGCCACGCTCTAAATGGGCTGAATGTCGCAAATCCTACTACTTTATTATCTAATTCATATATGAAAATAGGATACCCTTCAGCCTTTTTTTGTTCATACCAATCTATTCTATTTTCAAGGGTTACAGGTTTATACGCATATACAGCTGTTGTATAAAGTATCGCTTCGTTATAAATATCTAAAATGTATGCTAAATCTCTTTTCGTTGCTTCCCTTATCATTATTTTTTTCCTTTCATCATGTTCATCTTATTTCACTATCTTTTTAATAGTTTTATTTTATCGAAATTTCCGATTTTTATCTACATACGAATACTAGCTTTTCGGAAACCATCAAATATATTTATTGCAGCAGATAACATATAAAAGAAAATTCCTCCCCCAATGAGCCACGTTTTAAACTCCTCTGGGGAAATAGTAAATGCATTTGCCAAATACGTAATAAATCCTGCGTTAAATAAATGTGGATTTACTACAATTACAATGAATACTATCGTCCCAGCTACTTGAAGAATAGCATTTCCAATCGCCAATCTTTGCGTCCATTTTCCTTGTACTAATTTATAAAGGGATATACCTATTTCAAAAACGATCATAATTACAACGATTGGCCAGTACTGCAGTAAAATATCTTGATTAAAAGTTGGCGAGACAAACTTCAGTCCATTTGCCGTACCATGATATACGCCAACAAGATGATTCGCATAAAAGTAAAGTGTAGCCCAAACTGCTGTCCACATTAAACCTCCAAAAACTTCAAACTTCGAGATTGCTTTTTTCTTTGGGATATACGAGATGTTTTTCAAATCATCTGGTGTCCATTTTTTAAAACTTGTCGTCAACGGCTGAATACCTTTGTCTTTATCTGTTCTTTCTAAAATAACAAACACAAGTGTCAACCAGAAAAATACATGAAGACCCACTTCAAAAATTTCCCCAATACCTTTACCTATCAATTGTAAAATAACATTTAATACCGCTTGATCACCACTATAGCCTATAAAATTTTCTGCAACCATTGATATGAGTGCAATGATTGCTGCGATTGGTATAATCATTTTTAACAATGTCGTATATACATCAAAATAACGTGGTCCAATTAAATGCATCGGTCTATCCAAATAACCATTAGCCAATGAAACCGGACTCCCCAATTTTTCGAGAACGCTCTTTACATCTTCTTCATTATAATCTTCAGGTAACATATCCTCTATAGTTGACCTTAGTTCAAGTGTAATATCTTCACGATTTTTTTCAGGTAATCTCTTCGCAACTTCCTGGATATAGAGATCAATTAAATTCATTCTCTTCCTCCTCCTTTAATAAGTTATAAAGTTCTTTCGAATCCTTTATCCATTCCTTTTTTAACTGCAAAAATATTTCTAATCCATATTCACTTAAAACATAATATTTACGAGGTCTACTCTCCGTTTTATCCCAACTACTCGTTACTAGCTCCTGCTTTTCTAATCTGCGAAGTAGTGGATATAAAGTACTTTGATCAATTGTAATCCCTGATTGCTCCAATAACTGGACAAGTGAATATCCGTACTGCGGCGTTCTTAATTGGCTTAAAACGGCTAACGTTAATGTCCCTCTTCTTAACTCAGTAATTAACGAGTTTAATAAAGTATCCATTCACTCACCTCATTTCCATTACTATATGTCATACAGTATGTGTTTTATACTATGTATCGTACAGTATTAGTGTGACAAAAACTGTGCTTTTTTTACCAAAAACAGATAATAAAAAGCGCAAATTATATGATTTGTGCTTTTTTAGCTAAGTTATATATATCTATAACACTCTAAAAGGTAGCAACCTTAACTACTAATTTTGAAATTCCAGTAATGCTATATTAAGTTACAAGTATCGTACACATATGATGTGACCATAACATATCACTATAGGAAGCTAATAAAACGGAAAATTACCATGGTTGAATGATTCCTGTTTTATTCTTTAGGCACTGTTGATTTCACACTGTTTTCAGCACCTAATCAACGTTATTTCCTTCATAAACTTCATCTTGTTCAAAATCTCTATTTTTATTTGGTTTATTAAAGTAAAATAAAAAAACAATTAAATTAGGTTAATTGTTTTTCAAATGCAAAATCTTTATTTTTTTAAATAACCTATGATATTCGAAAAGACAAACTCTCCAAATGCAAGTGGTATATAAATAAACCATAACTTTAATATTGCCTTTGTTTCTTTGTGATCAGAATCCCCCATTAAAACCAACCCAATCCTTTTTCTTCTAATATTTTCATTTTAATTCCAATAACAAGGAAATTATACCATTTATTAATATTATAGTCTATGTTTTCTAAAAATTAGATAAATAAAACTCTTGTATTCCCTCAATATTCAGATAAAAATAATAATTTTTTTA includes:
- a CDS encoding serine hydrolase, with the protein product METVINKIKEVQSNYVGMEIYSTKNNRIVASYNSELNIPLASAAKLVIGFVVAQMVKENKHNWNDILHHIKFNPHEDSAQLYPHLQGRTSLTLSQAVEVMIACHDSYVAQSVVMHCGGWDAVKMYVQTYFSKIHIQENARDEKNIGDLIEVLALLIQTFQGYKSEPELWEPIISGMVRQQGEYEEIPYYHLAHMTGGLLTATINIGIIGMFNEFPLLYVIGGKDLPNRRENKEVDEAFAVVLKYIYKEYSENMLGVSG
- a CDS encoding GNAT family N-acetyltransferase, which translates into the protein MIREATKRDLAYILDIYNEAILYTTAVYAYKPVTLENRIDWYEQKKAEGYPIFIYELDNKVVGFATFSPFRAWPAYKYSVEHSVYVDKAYRKNGIGSSLMKELIKIAKEREYMTLIAGIDAENEKSIALHQNYGFVHAGTIKKAGYKFNKWLDLAFYQLELNGPENPIEG
- a CDS encoding HAAS signaling domain-containing protein — its product is MNLIDLYIQEVAKRLPEKNREDITLELRSTIEDMLPEDYNEEDVKSVLEKLGSPVSLANGYLDRPMHLIGPRYFDVYTTLLKMIIPIAAIIALISMVAENFIGYSGDQAVLNVILQLIGKGIGEIFEVGLHVFFWLTLVFVILERTDKDKGIQPLTTSFKKWTPDDLKNISYIPKKKAISKFEVFGGLMWTAVWATLYFYANHLVGVYHGTANGLKFVSPTFNQDILLQYWPIVVIMIVFEIGISLYKLVQGKWTQRLAIGNAILQVAGTIVFIVIVVNPHLFNAGFITYLANAFTISPEEFKTWLIGGGIFFYMLSAAINIFDGFRKASIRM
- a CDS encoding PadR family transcriptional regulator codes for the protein MDTLLNSLITELRRGTLTLAVLSQLRTPQYGYSLVQLLEQSGITIDQSTLYPLLRRLEKQELVTSSWDKTESRPRKYYVLSEYGLEIFLQLKKEWIKDSKELYNLLKEEEENEFN